From Paenibacillus sp. GP183, one genomic window encodes:
- a CDS encoding LacI family DNA-binding transcriptional regulator — MKATIYDIASEAGVSIATVSKVINGKGKISAETRNAVFAIMERLDFQPSVIASALTGKKTFTLGLLVPDISNPFFAEIARAIEDQGHQLGYSVVMCNTDNKDEKVERYISLLLQKSVDGIIIATGIEKKEILEQLMARGLPIVLIARELPMLAVDTVVVDDYIGGCMAAKHLLELGHTDIAILAESQKVNSSRERMRGFKQTMSEAGLLFKEQFLKICDYKVEDGKSKALELLQGVERPTAIFACNDMLAIGALQAAKEMNIGVPSAISIISFDNTILSSVTNPPLTTIAQPMEQMGKLAVDLIVESIKEKKQLKQRTVLWPEIVIRESTQEKI; from the coding sequence ATGAAAGCAACGATCTATGATATCGCCAGCGAAGCCGGAGTTTCGATTGCAACGGTTTCCAAGGTTATCAACGGTAAGGGCAAGATTAGTGCAGAAACGCGAAATGCTGTGTTTGCCATCATGGAACGTCTTGATTTTCAACCCAGTGTCATTGCTTCTGCATTGACGGGGAAAAAGACGTTTACTTTGGGTCTTCTGGTCCCTGATATCTCGAACCCTTTTTTCGCTGAAATTGCCCGTGCCATTGAGGATCAGGGCCATCAACTCGGCTATAGCGTTGTCATGTGCAATACAGACAATAAAGACGAAAAGGTAGAAAGATATATATCTTTACTGCTTCAAAAAAGCGTAGACGGCATTATTATTGCCACTGGTATTGAGAAGAAGGAAATTCTGGAGCAATTGATGGCAAGGGGACTACCGATTGTGCTCATTGCGAGAGAATTGCCCATGCTCGCTGTGGACACAGTTGTTGTCGACGATTATATTGGCGGTTGTATGGCGGCCAAGCATTTGCTGGAACTGGGACATACGGATATCGCCATTCTAGCAGAAAGCCAGAAGGTGAACAGCAGCCGTGAACGGATGAGAGGCTTTAAGCAAACCATGTCGGAAGCAGGACTGTTATTCAAAGAGCAGTTTTTAAAGATTTGTGATTATAAAGTAGAGGACGGGAAAAGTAAAGCGTTGGAGCTTTTACAGGGAGTTGAACGACCAACTGCAATTTTTGCTTGTAATGATATGCTTGCCATAGGCGCGCTGCAGGCAGCAAAAGAAATGAATATCGGCGTTCCAAGTGCAATTTCTATTATCAGCTTTGACAATACAATTCTTTCCTCGGTAACGAATCCTCCTTTGACGACCATTGCCCAGCCCATGGAGCAAATGGGCAAGCTGGCGGTTGATCTCATCGTAGAAAGCATAAAAGAAAAAAAGCAATTGAAGCAAAGAACAGTGTTATGGCCGGAAATTGTCATTCGCGAATCGACTCAAGAGAAGATTTAG
- a CDS encoding S-adenosylmethionine decarboxylase encodes MYKRIQQNGKSCYGKHLLLHMVNCNENLTSIQAVKEFITQLVLDIDMVPFGECHCYRFGEGEEIGLSAVQLIYTSSITLHTNDLHREGYLDVFSCKDFSENQVTESVKQVFSPERVEYQTIIRE; translated from the coding sequence ATGTACAAAAGAATTCAACAGAATGGAAAGAGTTGTTACGGTAAGCATTTGCTGCTGCACATGGTGAACTGTAACGAGAATTTAACCAGCATTCAAGCAGTAAAAGAATTTATCACTCAACTTGTACTGGATATTGATATGGTTCCGTTTGGCGAATGCCATTGTTATCGATTCGGAGAAGGGGAAGAAATCGGTTTGTCAGCCGTTCAATTGATTTATACCAGCAGTATTACGTTGCACACCAATGATTTACATCGAGAGGGGTATTTAGATGTCTTTAGTTGCAAAGATTTTTCAGAAAATCAAGTTACCGAAAGCGTTAAACAAGTATTTTCACCTGAACGAGTTGAGTATCAAACGATTATCAGAGAATAA
- a CDS encoding MATE family efflux transporter, which produces MSQPQVWVRTQGLLDKYLSGASMDYRKVIALYLPILIDQAFIIGLNLVNTAMISSAGVAAVSAVSTIDSLNIFLINVFVAIATGGTVVVAQYKGSGNDSMVSKAASASISSVSIIALGIGLLVMVMYNPLLELLLGSASADVLANAKVYLIGSCTSFLGIGIVQAVSGVMRGIGGSRVSMVLSLIMNVLYVLLNLVFINQLHMGVLGMTIAVNVARFAAAICALIYVFKMDASLHLGLRELFYVPLTMLKKIMAIGLPFAAEQMFFNGGKMLTQVFIVSLGTYAIATNAISGTIAMVYQIPAVALSMTLVTVVGQCMGGRNIEDARKFIKSFLWLASFSFVLMTIILMPLFYPLVSLFHPPAEIVKDIFWVLLINAVAQIPLWSISFILPSGLRAAGDSRFTSLTSMLTMWLFRIVLGYVLGIMLGFGIIGVWIAMNCEWGVRGALFLWRYQGKKWYKHKLV; this is translated from the coding sequence GTGTCTCAACCTCAAGTATGGGTACGAACACAAGGCTTGCTGGATAAGTATTTATCCGGGGCCTCGATGGATTACAGGAAAGTAATCGCCCTTTATCTTCCGATATTGATCGATCAGGCCTTTATTATTGGACTTAATTTGGTGAACACAGCTATGATCAGCTCAGCGGGGGTAGCGGCGGTCAGCGCGGTTAGCACCATTGATTCGCTGAATATTTTCTTAATTAATGTGTTCGTCGCCATCGCTACCGGTGGAACGGTTGTTGTTGCGCAGTACAAAGGCAGCGGCAATGATTCAATGGTTTCCAAAGCAGCTAGCGCAAGCATCTCTTCGGTTTCCATTATTGCCTTAGGTATCGGCTTACTGGTGATGGTAATGTATAACCCTTTGTTAGAGCTTCTCCTGGGATCCGCATCGGCGGATGTGTTGGCAAATGCCAAAGTATACCTGATCGGCAGCTGTACCTCATTCCTAGGCATAGGAATTGTCCAGGCGGTTAGCGGAGTAATGCGAGGGATCGGGGGATCCCGGGTGTCGATGGTTCTTTCTCTGATCATGAATGTTTTGTACGTGCTTTTGAATCTCGTCTTCATTAACCAACTGCACATGGGTGTACTGGGCATGACAATCGCGGTGAATGTCGCGCGGTTTGCGGCGGCAATATGCGCCCTTATTTATGTGTTCAAAATGGATGCATCGCTTCATCTGGGTCTTCGTGAACTTTTCTATGTACCGTTGACGATGCTCAAGAAAATTATGGCTATCGGACTTCCGTTTGCTGCAGAGCAGATGTTTTTTAACGGGGGAAAAATGCTGACACAGGTTTTCATTGTTAGTCTTGGTACCTACGCCATAGCAACCAACGCCATTAGCGGCACCATTGCCATGGTGTACCAAATTCCAGCCGTGGCCTTGTCCATGACCCTCGTGACGGTGGTCGGTCAATGCATGGGCGGACGAAATATTGAAGATGCCCGAAAGTTCATCAAATCGTTTCTCTGGCTGGCGTCCTTTTCGTTTGTTTTGATGACTATCATCCTGATGCCGCTTTTCTACCCTTTGGTAAGTTTGTTTCATCCACCTGCTGAAATCGTCAAGGATATCTTTTGGGTGCTGCTAATCAACGCAGTGGCACAGATTCCGCTCTGGTCGATCAGCTTTATCCTGCCTTCGGGATTGCGTGCGGCGGGAGACTCGCGCTTCACTTCACTTACTTCGATGCTGACAATGTGGCTTTTCCGTATTGTGCTAGGGTATGTTCTTGGAATCATGCTGGGTTTTGGCATCATTGGTGTTTGGATTGCGATGAACTGCGAATGGGGCGTGCGGGGCGCTTTATTTCTATGGCGTTACCAGGGGAAAAAGTGGTATAAGCATAAATTAGTTTGA
- a CDS encoding metalloregulator ArsR/SmtB family transcription factor, with protein MNSTTLSALAEPNRLQMVELLRDGPLTVGEIADRLHVRQPQVSKHLKVLNEAHIVEVSPIANRRIYKLRPEPLQEMDSWLASFRSMWEDRLDLPRDH; from the coding sequence ATGAATTCTACAACTTTGAGTGCGCTCGCCGAACCCAACCGATTACAAATGGTCGAACTGCTTCGAGACGGTCCCCTTACCGTAGGAGAAATCGCTGATCGGCTTCATGTTCGACAACCGCAGGTTTCCAAGCATTTGAAAGTACTCAACGAAGCCCATATCGTCGAGGTGAGTCCGATTGCAAATCGCCGAATCTACAAACTGCGGCCAGAGCCTCTTCAAGAAATGGACTCCTGGCTGGCTTCATTCCGCAGTATGTGGGAAGACCGATTGGATCTGCCTAGAGATCATTAA
- a CDS encoding SET domain-containing protein-lysine N-methyltransferase has product MSLVAKIFQKIKLPKALNKYFHLNELSIKRLSENNRFYPGHIAKHKDEPVKDKFQIAHHPVYGEGVVSKVFFSCGQLLFRFDGSLRHDQTLYTLQIEPGLYIEDLYFMGKVLHSCEPNTFIDMKSQECWCSRPIQPGDFVTIDYEATEDELFRSFQCQCGSSNCRGQIVGRNKITITALAVPLTDSKVT; this is encoded by the coding sequence ATGTCTTTAGTTGCAAAGATTTTTCAGAAAATCAAGTTACCGAAAGCGTTAAACAAGTATTTTCACCTGAACGAGTTGAGTATCAAACGATTATCAGAGAATAACAGATTTTATCCCGGACACATTGCGAAACATAAGGATGAGCCGGTAAAAGATAAATTTCAGATTGCTCATCACCCTGTCTACGGAGAAGGAGTAGTATCAAAGGTATTCTTTAGCTGTGGTCAGCTATTATTTCGTTTTGACGGAAGCTTACGTCATGATCAGACTTTATACACACTGCAAATAGAGCCAGGACTTTATATTGAAGACCTCTACTTTATGGGTAAGGTTTTACATTCATGTGAGCCTAACACTTTTATCGATATGAAGAGTCAAGAGTGCTGGTGTAGCAGACCGATCCAGCCTGGGGATTTTGTCACCATCGATTATGAAGCTACAGAAGATGAACTTTTTCGAAGTTTTCAATGCCAATGCGGATCCAGTAATTGTCGTGGACAAATTGTAGGTCGAAATAAAATCACAATTACTGCACTAGCAGTTCCCTTAACAGACTCTAAAGTCACATAA
- a CDS encoding DUF1801 domain-containing protein encodes MNQEVTTFIESLNQPWQVEVSNQLRQMVHESIPQVEERIQYKKPHFLKNGHYAAVISASKDAIAFMIMNATGLEVPKGFEGPAERKWLKIREGDLPDYSMLAGLLVQASAAL; translated from the coding sequence ATGAACCAAGAGGTCACCACTTTTATCGAAAGCCTTAATCAGCCGTGGCAGGTTGAAGTGTCCAACCAACTTCGCCAGATGGTCCATGAATCCATTCCTCAGGTCGAAGAACGGATTCAATACAAGAAACCGCACTTCCTTAAGAATGGGCATTACGCCGCGGTGATTTCCGCTTCTAAGGACGCCATTGCGTTTATGATTATGAATGCTACCGGTCTGGAAGTCCCGAAGGGTTTTGAAGGCCCCGCAGAGCGGAAATGGCTCAAAATTCGTGAAGGGGATTTGCCTGATTACAGCATGCTGGCCGGGCTTCTTGTTCAGGCATCCGCTGCTCTCTAA
- a CDS encoding CBO0543 family protein yields the protein MIIALLIFVPKNRIREAQVVYLFKLFLTWGLGLFVVQMKWIEYPIRFIFPYWLTLIRRQRCSIPGISGNTVSYTG from the coding sequence ATGATAATTGCCCTCTTGATATTCGTTCCAAAAAATAGAATACGCGAAGCTCAGGTTGTATATCTCTTTAAGTTGTTTTTGACTTGGGGCTTGGGACTTTTCGTCGTACAAATGAAATGGATTGAATATCCCATTCGATTCATTTTCCCATACTGGCTCACCCTCATAAGACGGCAACGGTGTTCCATCCCCGGTATAAGTGGAAATACAGTGTCCTACACCGGATAA
- a CDS encoding cupin domain-containing protein, protein MNFKIVDLHNHLNQLKELESTSYYEFLRVSSMSVGLYKLNKGEKDKQKPHTEDEIYLIIEGKASFQNGNTIIEISKGDILFVEANKEHRFYDVNEDLTTLVFFSPAEHSNK, encoded by the coding sequence TTGAATTTTAAAATAGTTGACTTACATAATCATCTAAATCAGTTAAAAGAATTAGAAAGCACTTCGTATTATGAATTTTTGAGGGTATCTTCAATGAGTGTAGGTCTTTACAAACTGAATAAAGGCGAAAAGGATAAACAAAAGCCACATACAGAAGATGAGATTTATCTAATAATTGAAGGTAAAGCTTCGTTTCAGAATGGAAATACAATTATTGAAATTAGTAAAGGTGATATCCTATTCGTAGAAGCTAACAAAGAACATAGATTCTATGATGTCAATGAAGACCTAACTACCCTGGTGTTTTTTTCACCAGCAGAGCATTCAAATAAATAA
- a CDS encoding aminoglycoside 6-adenylyltransferase produces the protein MRSEKEMLDLILRFANDDERVRAVILNGSRVNPEVHRDIFQDYDIEFIVSSVEGFVVERSWIGSNFGELIIMQTPDEHGVPSLDLNNNFAFLMLFTDGNRIDLTLYPVEKISSFEHDSLSLLLLDKDDIVGTLSPPSNKDYLAKPPTAQQFAECCNEFWWVSTYIAKGLWRRELSYVKFMYDRPVRDMLILMLKWHIGLRTNFAVDSGKLGKYYEKFLEPKHWEAFVKSYPDAEYENIWQALFIMCDLFREIALDVANYYQYDYPAMDDKRVSNFLQHIRILPQDAKEIY, from the coding sequence ATGAGAAGCGAAAAGGAAATGCTTGATTTAATTCTTAGATTTGCAAATGATGACGAACGAGTACGAGCTGTTATTTTAAATGGTTCACGTGTCAATCCGGAAGTGCATCGTGATATATTTCAGGATTATGACATCGAGTTTATTGTGTCCTCAGTTGAAGGCTTTGTAGTTGAGCGTAGCTGGATTGGTAGTAACTTCGGTGAATTGATCATTATGCAAACGCCGGATGAACATGGGGTTCCCTCACTGGATCTTAATAACAATTTTGCTTTTCTCATGTTATTTACGGATGGAAACCGCATTGATCTTACCCTTTATCCTGTCGAAAAAATTTCTAGTTTTGAACATGACAGCCTAAGTCTACTACTCCTTGATAAGGATGACATAGTTGGAACCCTATCTCCCCCAAGTAATAAAGATTATTTGGCCAAGCCACCAACAGCTCAACAATTTGCCGAATGTTGCAACGAATTCTGGTGGGTTAGTACGTATATTGCAAAAGGGTTATGGCGTCGAGAGCTTTCTTATGTGAAGTTTATGTATGATCGACCAGTACGAGATATGCTCATATTAATGCTTAAGTGGCATATTGGTTTACGTACCAATTTTGCTGTTGATTCCGGTAAACTGGGGAAATACTATGAGAAGTTTCTGGAACCTAAGCATTGGGAGGCTTTTGTTAAAAGCTATCCTGATGCAGAATACGAAAACATTTGGCAAGCACTTTTTATAATGTGTGATCTATTTAGAGAAATTGCCTTGGATGTGGCAAACTATTATCAATATGATTATCCTGCTATGGATGACAAACGTGTAAGTAATTTTCTTCAGCACATAAGAATTCTTCCCCAAGATGCAAAGGAAATTTACTAA
- a CDS encoding NAD-dependent epimerase/dehydratase family protein — protein MQKILVLGGTRFFGKKLVEQLIREEEDVTIVTRGQVSDPFGDAVKRLKADRTDRTALANVLGSSTYDVVYDNICYTPQEAEDAVELFAGRTGRYILTSTQSVYPSGEYRKSENDYNPYRYPLPEPYPLEVEYGEGKRLVEAVMFQKAPFPVAAVRIPIVLGYDDYTRRLHKHIESVQQGLQLGIPNPEAWMCFILSDEAASFLAWLRQSNLEGPVNACSEGDLSAGQILSLITEAAGKQANILSETEQKSPFGPAVSRYMDTAKAVQAGYTFQPLTDWMPKLIREIIA, from the coding sequence ATGCAAAAAATACTTGTTTTGGGCGGAACGAGGTTTTTCGGAAAAAAATTGGTAGAGCAATTGATTCGCGAAGAAGAGGATGTAACCATCGTAACAAGGGGGCAGGTCTCCGATCCGTTCGGCGACGCCGTGAAACGGCTGAAGGCCGATCGTACGGATCGAACCGCTCTGGCCAATGTATTGGGCTCTTCGACGTATGACGTTGTCTATGACAACATTTGCTATACGCCGCAAGAGGCTGAGGATGCGGTGGAATTATTTGCGGGGCGCACAGGGAGATACATTTTAACTTCAACGCAAAGCGTTTACCCGTCCGGCGAGTATCGAAAAAGTGAGAACGATTATAACCCATACCGCTATCCTCTCCCGGAACCTTATCCGTTAGAGGTAGAGTACGGGGAAGGAAAACGGCTGGTCGAAGCTGTCATGTTTCAAAAAGCGCCGTTCCCGGTGGCCGCGGTACGGATTCCCATCGTTCTGGGGTATGACGATTATACTCGGCGGCTGCATAAACACATTGAGTCCGTACAACAAGGGCTGCAGCTTGGAATACCGAATCCGGAGGCGTGGATGTGTTTCATCCTCTCGGATGAAGCAGCCTCGTTTCTCGCCTGGCTGCGCCAATCCAACCTGGAAGGACCGGTGAACGCCTGCTCTGAAGGGGATCTGTCCGCCGGGCAAATTCTCTCTCTCATCACGGAAGCCGCGGGCAAGCAGGCGAACATTCTCAGCGAAACGGAACAGAAATCGCCTTTCGGTCCCGCCGTTTCAAGGTATATGGATACGGCCAAAGCGGTGCAAGCAGGCTACACGTTCCAGCCACTGACCGATTGGATGCCGAAATTGATCCGGGAGATAATTGCGTAA
- a CDS encoding spore germination protein: protein MPSFAGAVKVVSNVGSFIYGDNLVVSPTVSLKTYEGSGSSNVGDFRIDSNLFSATATVDSDLVDSGSNKIATGT, encoded by the coding sequence ATGCCATCTTTTGCGGGAGCTGTTAAAGTAGTGAGTAATGTGGGAAGCTTTATTTACGGAGATAACTTAGTAGTTTCACCTACCGTCAGCCTCAAAACTTATGAGGGCTCTGGCAGCAGCAATGTTGGCGACTTTCGCATAGACAGTAATCTTTTCAGTGCTACTGCTACTGTTGATTCGGATCTTGTCGATTCAGGAAGTAATAAAATTGCCACCGGTACTTAA
- a CDS encoding amidohydrolase family protein, with the protein MKKHLLLIAIMVTGSIMLGIWLFSSNPEKNFNPIKAEPTLSTLVPVEKSTEKTILELVEQYRDLKLIDSHNHDASGSKYLSMQEVWKRDFVNQVVLFGDVSEPSAIMTDQTSWEAYQANPEVIIPYFSGFDMHDKSSLDVVRTNLEKGYFGLGEIAAASLYSPVVSKVVWKGKDPMDGYLPDIYDICAKYKAPILLHIDPPNGMVMEKLEEALDKHPNTNIIFGHANAFNSPENIKYLLEKHPNLYADFFAGFTTLNPASSNKLEDFIPVMKQFPDRFMLSTDSGYGVESEEAAIGAMYQVLDKLGDPALAQKIAHNNLDSIIRNQPATETQIEEIRQKAKETGSSYDLSHLSKVEAGKILWSKRVGS; encoded by the coding sequence ATGAAGAAACATCTTCTTCTAATTGCGATTATGGTGACGGGAAGCATAATGCTAGGGATTTGGCTATTCTCTTCGAATCCAGAAAAAAATTTCAACCCGATAAAAGCAGAACCTACCCTAAGCACTCTTGTACCCGTTGAGAAATCGACAGAGAAAACAATCCTTGAGTTAGTCGAGCAATACCGTGATTTGAAACTCATCGATTCTCATAATCATGATGCGTCAGGTTCCAAGTATCTAAGTATGCAGGAAGTTTGGAAACGTGATTTTGTTAATCAAGTTGTACTCTTTGGAGATGTATCAGAGCCGAGTGCGATAATGACCGACCAGACCTCATGGGAAGCTTATCAAGCGAATCCTGAGGTGATTATTCCTTACTTCTCAGGCTTCGATATGCATGATAAGTCGAGTCTTGATGTTGTTAGGACAAACCTGGAGAAAGGATATTTTGGTTTAGGTGAAATTGCAGCTGCTTCTTTATACTCACCTGTGGTTTCGAAAGTGGTATGGAAAGGTAAAGATCCGATGGATGGTTATTTACCGGATATTTATGATATATGTGCAAAGTACAAAGCTCCTATTTTGTTGCATATTGACCCGCCGAATGGAATGGTTATGGAAAAGTTGGAGGAGGCACTCGACAAGCATCCTAACACAAACATCATTTTCGGTCATGCTAACGCTTTTAATTCTCCGGAGAATATTAAATATTTGCTTGAAAAGCACCCAAATTTGTATGCGGATTTTTTTGCGGGTTTTACTACTCTTAATCCAGCTAGCAGCAATAAGTTGGAGGACTTTATTCCTGTCATGAAACAATTTCCTGATCGGTTTATGTTGAGTACGGACTCTGGGTACGGTGTTGAAAGTGAGGAGGCTGCAATTGGTGCGATGTATCAGGTATTAGATAAGCTTGGCGACCCTGCACTGGCACAAAAAATCGCACACAATAACCTCGACTCCATCATTCGTAACCAACCTGCTACTGAGACGCAAATTGAGGAAATTCGTCAGAAGGCCAAAGAGACCGGGTCCAGTTATGATTTGAGTCACCTATCCAAGGTGGAAGCTGGAAAAATTCTTTGGAGCAAAAGAGTAGGTTCATGA
- a CDS encoding DinB family protein: MNSVIELSNNYRNELKEYLEQWKIDNENEIVKPSWMSDTYKKGELLRHVIAHEIHHIGQLSIWARELGITQISTDFIGRDIEMKVKNL, translated from the coding sequence TTGAACTCTGTCATAGAGTTATCTAATAATTATAGGAATGAATTAAAAGAATATCTTGAACAATGGAAAATAGATAACGAAAATGAAATTGTAAAACCATCATGGATGAGTGATACCTATAAAAAAGGAGAACTACTACGGCATGTAATAGCTCATGAAATTCATCATATTGGTCAGTTATCAATTTGGGCAAGAGAATTAGGAATAACACAAATTAGTACAGATTTTATCGGAAGAGATATTGAAATGAAAGTAAAGAATTTGTGA